In Phocoena phocoena chromosome 3, mPhoPho1.1, whole genome shotgun sequence, the DNA window TATAGAGGAAACAAGATGAGCTATGAGCTGATAACTTttaaagctgggtgatgggtattTTGGTGTTCATTTTACAATTCTCTGTACTCAAGAGCACATTTGATGTTTTCCATAGTAAATGGTACATATGTTTCCTGTTGGCATTAAAATACTCAGAGTAAGTTGTCTGCCTGCATGATGTGGTTTCAGGAATACCTGGAAGATTCTTCTGAATTCACCTCCCAAGAAAAAGCCCCGAATCTGCTTACTACTGCCTACAATTCCCTCTAGTTAAAAATTTAATTCGTGTTATAATTAAACTCTCTGCCCCCAAAGGCAAATAGTTCACAGTATATTTTATCATTGTGACTTTAATGTGAGTACACTTCAAGTCCTTTTGTGAGAGATTATGATCAGAGAGATTATGATCAAAGAGAAATGGGGAGAAATATTGAAGACACTAGATTTCTTAGTAGGGAAAGTCAGGTGCTAACAGGGGCTAAAAAATTTCAAGAAGGTGATTAGTAGAGTTGAAAAGACATACAGTGACCTCACAGGTTtcggggtttgtttttttttttggttcatagACATCACGTAGTTACAGTGAGTGTTTCATATGCATATTCGCCTGGAGGATTTGTTTCTTCCAAATTTCACTCTGTGACTTGGAAAGTGTATTATAAAcctcctttctctaattggttGGTATCTCATTAGACCAGTTggatcatatatttttataacattcttTTGGGAGAGTGTGGATCAGTGCCTGGAcgtgttttaaaatatcttatctATGTAAAAGAGTGTACCGTTTATATAAAATCATACAATGTCATAAGAGGAATGACTACTTAGAAGGGTTCTTAGCCAGATGTCCTTATTCTGGAAGTAAAAGATCCCATGGGGTCCGATCTTGGGTACCAGGGGGCTCAGGAGCCCCCTGAAATGGATTGTAAAGCATTTGATGTATGTTCGTTCGTACACTTTCTGAGTGGAGAATTCACTGTCTCCacgatatttttaaagaaacccaTAACACAAAATCGATAAGAACCACCTGCTCATTTTAGGGGGGAAAAGAGATACTTAAAGGCTCTTAGAGTGGACATGGTTTACCAAGCGTTGAACAGAGTGTATTACAATGGTTGCAATTTAGTGTGTTATTCTGAGGTTTAAAAACcgaaatggaacaaaatagacagGTCCTAGATGCTTGAGTAAGCCACGGAAGGTCAGAACATGACGCTACGTTTCAGGAGAATTTTGATCCAGATCCCAGCAGCACTTGATCAATATAACTCCTTTGCTttaacaaacaagcaaaatacaAAACGGAGGACTCACACAGCATTTTAGTGACTGATTTTCTGGATGGTCTTTGAATATTTGCCGTTACTTCATCTGCTTCAAGGGGTTGGTCTTTCTTCAGCTGCAAGAGAAATGCAGAGAGATATAAAGAAAGGGAAACATTTTTTCCTCCCATTAAGAGCAGAGAAGTGTGACTCTAACACTCATTTTGCAGACAAAAAAACTGGACTTAAAGAAATGTGAGAATTTGTTAACATGTAAGAATATGTTTAACCGTAAGTTGGAGGTGGAGTTGGATCAGGGTCACCTAACTCAACTGGATAGATGGTTGTGGCCAAGTTCCAGGCAACCATTTATCCTGTGCTACTCTGTAGAACCCTAGTTTTGTAGCATATTAATAGATATTCCTTGAAAACTAAGAAATTCTGAAGTTAAAAAATGTTAGATAGGCTttttcattcacccattcatttattcaataattattagaCATCTTTTAGAATGACATCCCTCTGCCATGTGGTGGGTAGgcagtagaaaacaaaaacaggtatTATTTCTGCTTCATGAAGtctatagtttttattttgggTCTTCTCAGAGCCTTAAAGTGCTAATGGACATTACACATTTCCATGGGGGACAGTGTATCACCTTTCCTCCCCTCCTACCTTGCACATCCCACATCTCCCACCCTCAAAGGGGATAGTGCTTCTTTGACTAAACAATACCCTTCCTAACCCATTTCAGTGGAACACCTGGTACCATCTTGAGAAGCACAATTTGGGAAActctgctttacaaatattaccCATAAGGGTATATGTGTTTCTGAGTTTAGATGTTAAAATATACTCCTCCTTGTTGGAAGATATGGTGATCCTTAAAGTAGCAtctgaaaatttcaaatattaacaTTTCCTGTACATGCAATCTCTCTTGCCCAGTTCAAGTTCCACCTACTTGTGGCCACTGTAGCCCACtgtcctctcctttctctgaactCACATACCACTGAAGATCTACATCATTCATCTAGTTgtgaattttttctctttaattaataTGTTTCTAATTTGTGGTGATAGCCAGATAAAAAAAGCTTTAAGGTCTCATGATAAACTACCATCATATATCTAGAGGATAATATAGTATTTATTTGCTGATTggttctccagcatttattctccTCTTCTCTTACCAGTAGTGCCCTGATTTTCCTAGTGGATTTACTCCTTCTCCATTTCATAGTCATTAATTTGGGTGGGAATGATCCCATCTGCCGATACAGGTTTAGGTCCTAGATAACTTAGCTGCTATACTTCAGTCACAGTGATTGGATAATTGAGACCAATGAGATTTCGGATATTTGCTTATACGTTTAGGAATGAAAgtgtcatttctcttttattgGAACTACCAGAgggagctttttgtttttttcctcaccaTAAGGAATGTGCTTAGAGCCACCAGTGGACTGCTGTGCAGATTTGGAGGTTGAAACCAATACcatagaaagaagagcaaagaaacagaaataaagttagGTCCTTGATGACATTGTGTGTCTTACTGGATTAATCTTCCCCAAGAGCCACCTCTCCCTCTGGATTTTTCAGGGCTATGCTCTCTTTCATATTTTGTCAGATTGAGTTGGAGTTCCCTCATTAGCAATGTAGAAAGTCTTGACAAACTAAGGCCATCAGTGGAAGGAAAATTCAACCTGTTTTATATAGTCTCAGGGTAGATTAGGATCAATTTATTGAATTATAGGGAGACATATTTCAATTCAATATAGAGAAGAAATTAGTGTGGTTATACGCAACAGTGGAACAGAATGCTCTAAGACGCAGTGAGCTTCCTGGGCTagatggcatttttacagaatatttaatttatttttaataaatttatttatttatttatttgttttattctttttggctgcattgggtcttcattgttgcatgtaggctttctctagttgtggcgagcgggggctactctttgttgcagtgcccgggcttctcattgcggtggcttctcttgttgccgagcacgggctctaggtgtgcgggcttcagtagttgtggcacacgtgctcagtggttatggctcgcgggcttaggtgctccacggcatgtggaatcttcccagaccagggctcgaacccgtgtcccctgcattggcaggtggattcttaaccactgcgccaccagggaagtccctacagaaTATTTTAGAGAaggtatttaaaattaaataagacttGGAAGAAAAGATCATTAATAGTTGCCTCCAAAGTTCAACAAGTCAATATCCTGTCTCTAACAAACACGTAAGCTCCTAGGAGTCAGGTTGCTTTCAGCATTGCACTGCCCTGAAGTATCCACGTGGATGATTAACAAAACTGGCCGTCTGTCTCTTGGATATATTGGTGTTCTCTACATATACCTGTGTCTTCAGAAAGTGAGGGAGTAAAGTTCTGTGAGATTTGACCCTTCGGAGTCACCTAGAACTTGAACGAAAGAGGGGAAAATATTGTGCAGTTATTAGGAATAAATGGGAGAGAACTAAAGGTGATGTTATTAATATAATAGTAAAACAGAATAATGCAGGTATAGTTCTTAACTCAATGGCTGGCACATGATACTCAGTAAGTTATAGATTGTGaatctgggagttccctggttgcctagtggttagaattctgggctttcactgccatggtccGGGTTCATTCCCTGGGTGGGggactgagatcctgcaagctgcccagcatggccaaaaaaaaaaaaagtttcatctaTTGTGGTTCTGATTATTGTCCTGGGTTTACTTGAAAggcatttttatgaaatatttatttgtaactgTAGGCCCACTCATGTGTATTACTGAGTCCCTTCTAGAAATTCTCCTTCTCATGGTACCATTCACCACAAGCTGAACTCGTGCTAATGCAAAGAAGCATCCAGATACACTGAGAAGAAAACCACTGGTGTTGAAGGTTAGAGCAATGCATCAAACTGCACATCTTCCTAACTCATTTTCAATTATGTTCTAATGATTTCATACCATTGAAAAAATTTTGTCCTTATTACAAGATAGTTATTCCATTATTGGATTCCAGTCCATAGTCAAGaacaaagaaagatttttaagatCTGTTAGTCACTTCTTCGGTGGATCTAACAATTCTCACTGGGAATTTCTCCACCCCAGGGAAAAATTTCCTTAAATCAAACAGCAAGCAAATGGTGCACAAAATCTTTTTATGAAGAGGCTTCTTGTACAGCTCAGTttgcactgaaaagaaaaattatgtgtcTATTAATCATCACATTTCAGCTTCCTTAGGTTACAGTGACACAACTAGCCAACTAGAAGAAGAGTCAGAAACAGAATATTTATGCATATTCTACATTGTTCCAGCAGAATTTGAAGGGGTTGACATAGTAGAATAGAATCCAGTTTGTCTAGCCAATATTAAATGCTGCTTTATTTCTTGTTGAATAATTTCATTTCCCTTCAGATGTTTGGTAGAGTAGATATTTGTCCATTAATTATTCTCACCCACCCCTAAACACTTTAAAAGTCAACTTACAAAACTAGGAGAGGAAAATTGTCATCACTCTATAGGAAGTTCAGAACCCTTCCTACCTCACtccttttagttatttttatgtaaGATAAAAGGTGAAGGGGAGACGTGAGGTTGATTATCATTCAGATTGATGTATAATCCTGATCAGTTGTTTATACTGCTTAAAATCATTTCACCAGCTGTTCATTTATGTAGattgtgattcatttatatagcTTTAGGATGCCAAGATATAATCATAGCTTTTGTGTAAATATCTCTATAATCTGAACaaaatctgtttatttaaaaaaaaaaccggTCCAACCCTGTTTGTCCTGGCTGAATTCTGCTACAATTCATAATCCATCCTCTTTGGCTCAAGCTTTAATGCTGCATGTGGGAGATACAAGGACTAGGTGAGAGCTTCCCAGGTGGGAAGGAACTTGCCCTGGGATTGCCTGTTTCCCAACTCCATTATGTTCGAACCCTGGAGAGCAGGTCGGTGGACGCTTGTGTCCTGTAACGATGAAGCAGCTCTGATTGCTCAACTTTGAACATACGTATTgctcccctccttcttccctggTCCTGGGACTACATCAGTCTTGGTTTTCTGCCTTCTGAAGGCAATGGGGCCCACAGTCAATCATAACTTTCGACTTGCCATGAGAATCAGTACTCCTCAGAATTGATTGAATCTCTTCAAAAATCTTTTAGATCAAAAAGCCTTTTTGAGACAGTGTTTCCAAGTCTCCCATTTTGAAGGTAGAGAAGCTGAAGTCCAGcgataaaggaaataatttagcctcattcactcattcattgagcttacagtctagttggAGAGGAAGAAGTTAAGGAACCCACAAATATAGAATTATAAATTGTGATAAATGCAATGATGGGAAATTGCTAAGGATCATGAGCACCTAGAGAGGAACCAGGTAGTTAGGGAATCagggagagcttcctggaggaagtgtgAGTGAAGTATGATTTAAAGGATCAGTGGGAGTTAGAAAGGCAAAAACGATTGTGGTAGTAGACAGAAGGAACATTTCTGGCAAAAACAGAGCAAAAGGTGCAAAGGTCTTGAGACCAATGCCACAGACTAAGGCCTACTTCTGATTCCCAGTCTAGAGATCTTTAAATTAAATGTTACTATAGAAGTGACATTCTAAGCCATAGTTCCTTTCCTGGTGTCCTCTGGGGAACACCTCATCCTTCCTGAGAATAGGATGCTGTAAGTTGCACTACACACACAAAGCAAACTAGGGTGGTTTCTAAGCCGTTGTCTGATCTGTCACTTAGCTCCTGATACAAGGTAGCTGTAGATTCATGACAACCAAACAAAGTGACACTTAATTGCTTGGGGGGGAAACGTGTTTCCTATTCACAGTTAAGTATTTCCTCTAAATTGATCCAAGGCAAGTGATTGTTTGCTGTTTGAAGAGATGGTATTGATAAATTTGGGATGGATATCTCTCATAGGGCTCTCATAGGAATCATGCAGAAGTCCCTTCCGCCACAGTTGGATACACAGGGTTTTCTAAAGACATGATGACTGTGAACTAGTCTGGGTTGACACTTGTCTCTGGGAATTACAGGGGCCAGCCCTCCCGGAGACTGGCATAACTCTGCCTGATTAGATTTACTCCTGTGTCCAGACATCTGTTGTACttaaaaatctattctttctCCTTAGACGCTTAGGCATAGTATTTATTTGAAAGGACCATCTGTGGAACACTCATTTCTGACACACACCTTTCTCAGAGATGCACTGAGATGGGAGTATATTAATTATCACACAATACGTGGTATCAGAGCCATCTTGGTACGTATGATGTGAATGTGATGTCTGCTTTGTTTTACTTTCGTTTATAATGCACATTGCTCCCACTCAcagattttcctttcctttcttttttaaggaatcACAGGCTGTTAGAGCGATCAGGAGACTTAGATATGATCTGATGTaaccttttcattttataaatgtaaaacctaacTCCAGGAAAGAATTAAGGGGCTTTGCCTAAAGGCATATTATATGTGAGCTTCAGACCTGGGAGTCTAAGTGGTCTCATGACTATTTCCTACACAACCTACCTATTAAATGGGTATAAAACTGTCACAGTTAGATTtcatctctatgaatttggccGCAGAATATACCAGGAAAGGAATCATATAGACTCACTCCTAACTTcatcaaaagcaaaacaaaacaacagtttCAGAcaattcagaagaaaagaaagacattggTTTACCGTGATGAGCACAGGAGAGAAAGCTCTAATTATAAAATGTTGCAAACTAAGTAATAATATTCTGTTAATTCCAGCTATCTGTTATTCACACTGTCTTCTAATCTATTTTATGTACTCTGTTTAATTCCTCGTCCCTCAATCTCCACCTGTTGAAAAGAAGTCCAGGTTGATCTCACTTAGGccatatttttgcattttaatctgATATTTCAACCAAAGGATCAAAGCAACCACAAAGAAGGGTCTGACTTTAAAACTATATTTGTCTTGGAATATGAAATAGGCAGgggtagtttattttatactcaGACCAAGTTGGTGCAGAGGAAAGTTTCAATGCAGGCAAAGCAGGTGAGGGCAGGAAAGAGACAGCAGGGTGTGCAACAGTCTCTCCATGGGCAGCTACCTTGTGCTATTTAAAATGAGGCTCAacctcagacctactgagtcagattTTCCTGGAGGGAGTGACCTGCCCATGGGTACCCATAGTGAGGTTTCCAGGTGATTTGTAGGAACACCTAGGTTTGAGAACCACAGGTGTAGAGGGAAGAACAATGGAAGGTGAGTTAAAGGAAGTGATTTATAGTTGTGTTTACTGTTTGTCCAATTTGAATCCAGTCCTTTAACTTCCAAGTTTCCCCTCTGAGCTCATCCTATTTTTCTCTATGCTCCCTTCCAATTCTGAACTTCTCCAGTTCTAAATGTTTCTCCGAACTCTgagtaagagaaaaaagaagggatgCTGCCATAACGGTTGCAGCCAGCTTGGATACTCACTTTGAGCCCCATGAGGTAGTAGAGGACACTGATGACCGTCATGGGGAGGATGTAGAAGAGGAAGGAGGTGACCTGGATAATGAAACTGTAGATCCACATGGGCTTAATGATCGTACAGGTGGCAGAGCCCGGGACGAAGGACCCATTGGGGAAGTAGCGGAGCTCGATGCCATGGATGCTGGTGttgggcagagagaagagaacagagaagCCCCAGACGAGGCTGAGGATTCGGAGGGCCCGCCGCCGGGTGCTCTTCAGCTTGGCGCGGAACGGGTGGAGGATGGCCACGTACCGCTCCACGCTGACCGCGGTGATGCTGAGGACGGAGGCGAAGCACACCGTCTCAAAGAGGGCCGTCTTGAAGTAGCAGCCCACGGGCCCAAAAAGGAAGGGGTAGTTGCGCCACATCTCATAGACTTCCAGGGGCATCCCGAGAAGCAGGACCAGGAGGTCGGAGACAGCCAAGCTGAAGAGGTAGTAATTGGTGGGTGTCTTCATAGTCTGGTGCCGAAGAATCACCAGGCACACCAGGAGATTGCCAGCAACCCCCACCACAAAAATCAGAGTATACACCACAGACACCGGCAGGAAGAGGTGGCTGCGTGGAGGCCCGCAGAGCAAAGCTAGGTAGTCATCAGTGTTGTTCAGGTATTTCTTGAATGGATCTTCCAGTTCCTTTTGGTAGATCCAGGAATCATTCCCATGTTTTTCCATCACTGCCGTTAAAATCCAAGACCTGAGCCTCCTCTGGAATGATCCTCTGTCTCAAGCTGcgccagaaaagaaagagaaatcaggcaggaaagcacaggctcagtgaagGAGGCCGGGAGAGGGCTAGTGCTTTAGCAACGTTGGGCTGCTCAGACCTCAGATCCCTTCTGAAGAGCCCCCCGAGACAGAAGCCCCGCCCCTCTGCGGGCTGTGGGCCAATGTGTGTGTCAGACGCTCAGTAAGAGGAAAGCTGGGTGGGGCGTGCTAGCTTCCTGTGCAGGAAGCAGGAGACGACGGGGAGACGTTTCTCTGAATTGACAGGAGCTGGGAAAGCAGAGCTGTCACAGACGGTGACACTAAGTTAAATAAGGTGTTGGCACTCGGAGCTGTGCATTTTGCAAAGTTTTGGGAATCTGGGTGGAAATACAAATTTAGGTCGCAAGGTCATGGGTAGAAGAGTACAAATCTCCATTGATCCTTGTCACCTGTACAGCATAACAGAAATGGGAGATCAATAGATTTCTCAAATTATCTTGTTCCATTGGCAATTCAGGGCTCCCTGGGGAAAGTGTGATCAATATGCCTTTTTGGTTTTGATTGTGTCCACGATAGAATCCAACACCTGCATGTCATCTCGCCCTGCCTGCTGTCTGACACTTCAATCTCTTTAGACAGTACCTTGCTGTTGCAAAAGTCAGTAGGATTTAGAATCAGGAACATGTGTAGAAACGCTGTaagactttgggaaagttactcCAACTCTCAGAGCcacatttccttatctgtaaattggagattcattcattctattttattcaacaaatacttcttgaGGATTTACTGTGTACCAGGTAGTGTTCTAGGCTTTGTAGAAACATCAGTGAACAAGCAAGACAAAGTCTCTGCCAACATGGAACTTTTCTTATAATAAGGAATTCTGAAAATGTACAAGCAAACGAATGGATTAATATAATTTCAGATCATAATTTTTgctgtaaagaaaaagaaggataagGGACCTACAAACATAAGACTGGAGGCATTCTTTTATCAAGAATGGTCAAAGAAAATTTATCTCAGGAGATGTCATTTGGGCTGAGTTCTGTCAGATGAAAAGTCAAGCATCAAAGAGCTGAGGGAAGTGTATTCCCAGCAAAAGttatagcaagtgcaaaggttcTGATGCAGTAACAAGTCTGATGTGTTTTAGAAACATCAAGAGGGCCAGTATAGCTGGAACTTAATGAGCGGACAGGAGAGTATGAGTGTTTAGACTGAAATGACTGGAAGGGACCAGATTATATAAATTTTTCTAGGATTTGATAGAGTTCGGATCTTACTCAAAATGCAGGGACTTTGGATCTGATTCAAGCTGCAGAGAAAtctttggagggttttgagcaggagGGTTGCTCCTGGGGCCAATAACTCCCCAGTGTCTCTGGACTGTTTCTGCCCATAGATTGAACAGGCTTCCATATTATGGTAGAAAATAGAAATGCAGTATGAATTTATCAGCAGAGGTAAGTCTGAGCAAACACAGGGCTACCCTCTGTGGCTGAAACCAGGTGGGCCAAGGGGATGTGATATGGGGGTACCAGTGTCATCTGTGAAagtctttcaaataaaaaaaaaacagtagctaatatttattaagcacttattctTCCTAGgcactattgtaaatattttatatatagcacatGCAGTCTCTACAATAATTCTAGGTAGGTTCTTTTTTTATGTCTGCATCAcgggtgaggaaacagaggcacacacTTATAGGGCTTGTTGAAGCTCACATAGTGTATCAGTCATTTGGGTTAAGTTATGCTTCAGTAACAAAAATTCccaaattttaatgtattaaagTAAGCAAAGGTTTATTTCCTGCCTATTCTACCTATCCATTCAGGGCTGCCTAATAGCTTCTGTTACACGTTGTTCTCACATTGGGATGCAGGTTCCAACCTATGCTTCCATGATCCCCAAAGGAAGATGCCCAAAAGGGACCTTGGCTCTTGAATTTTCTGCctggaaaagacaaatatcacaccCAATCACATTTCACAGGCCAAATCAAATTACATGGCCACTCCTAACCCCCCAAAGGATAAGAAGAACAATTTTACCATGTATTTAGGAAGAGAAAACCAACAGTATTTGGCAAACTGAATCAGTGACTGTACATTCTCCCCCTCTGGATACCAAAGATTTAGCTTGTGTTCTTTCTGGCAGGAAAAATACACTTCTCCGTGCCCCAATAGAGATGCCTCAACCTGCCTATCCAGGCACAGCTTTAAGTTATAAGTCCAGGAACTCTGGGTGGTACATGGTATTCTCTCCATCAGATCTACATGTGACTCCTCTTGTCTGTCCCTGAGACCTATAAACTAAAGGACAAGTTACCACCTCCCCATATGGATCCTCCCATCTGCTAATAACAGTTTTCTCATTTCCCACCATCTCACCTCTAGActaatgccttttttttaaattgaagtatagttgaattacaatgttgtgtttattactgtaaagtgattcagttatacacatacatactttcttttttttaatattctttttcattatggtttatcatgggatactgaatatagttccctgtgctatacag includes these proteins:
- the NMUR2 gene encoding neuromedin-U receptor 2, producing the protein MEKHGNDSWIYQKELEDPFKKYLNNTDDYLALLCGPPRSHLFLPVSVVYTLIFVVGVAGNLLVCLVILRHQTMKTPTNYYLFSLAVSDLLVLLLGMPLEVYEMWRNYPFLFGPVGCYFKTALFETVCFASVLSITAVSVERYVAILHPFRAKLKSTRRRALRILSLVWGFSVLFSLPNTSIHGIELRYFPNGSFVPGSATCTIIKPMWIYSFIIQVTSFLFYILPMTVISVLYYLMGLKLKKDQPLEADEVTANIQRPSRKSVTKMLFVLVLVFAICWAPFHIDRLFFSFVEEWTESLAAVFNLIHVVSGVLFYLSSAVNPIIYNLLSRRFRAAFRSVLTPSCKQRHSQNHPQGPSVRQNIFLTECHLVELTEDVGAQFPCQLSICSSHFPTALCTGQALRKELSKS